The Couchioplanes caeruleus nucleotide sequence CGAGGTCGAGCAGCTGCTCCACGATCTGGCGCAGCCGTACGTTGTTGCGCTCGACGACGTCCAGCAGCGGGCGGATGTCGCCCACCGGGGTGGCGTCGTCGGACTCCGCGATGAGCTCGGTGTAGGCGCCGATGGAGGTCAGCGGCGTCCGCAGCTCGTGCCCGACCAGGGCGATGTACTCGTCCGTCGCGGCGGCCAGGTGCACGCTGAGGTCCTCGGCGCGGCGCTGCTCGAGATACGCGCCGACGTTGCCGGCGATGCCGCTGAGCAGGACGGTCAGGGCGGGCTCCGGCTCCTGCGGACAGTACGTGAAGAAGGTGAGTACGCCGGTGACCCGGTCGCCGCTGCGCACCGGCACAGCCCCGGCGGCCCGGTAGTCGGTGTTCTCCCGCACGTCCGGCAGCACCGGGGAACCGGGGGCGTGGATGTCCCGCACCCACACGAGCTCCGCCCTCTCCCAGCACTGGCCGGCAAGCCCCTGCCCGCGCTCGAAGCTCGCCGGCAGGGGCAGCGGCCGTTCGCCCGGTCCCTGGTACGTGGCGGCCGGCCGCAGCCGCGCGGTCATCTGGTCGATCAGCCACAGCCGCACGTACGGCCAGTCGAGACACTCGCCGACGGCCCGCACCACGGCCTCGGCGGCGGTGGCCGTGTCGGAGCCGGCCGCCAGCACCTCGAGCACCCTCGTCTTGCAGTGCTCGTACTGGCGGGACCGGTGGTCACCGGTGACGTCGTGGACGGCGGCGACCGCGCCGAGCACCACGCCGGCGGCATCGCGGACCGGCCGGGCGTTGATGTCCAGCCAGCACGGACGGCCGGCCCGGTCGTGGACGAGCAGGTCGGCATGCCGGACGTCCTCGCCGGCCAGCGCCCGTACCAGCGGCAGCTGGCCGGCGGTGAGCGGAGTGCCGTCGTGGTGGCGCAGCACGAACCGCCGCGGCCAGTCGGCGAGCGGTATCTCGCCGCTGGCGTCGCCGAACAGTTCGCGCAGCACGGGGTTGAGCAGGACGAGCCGGCCGGAGGTGTCGCAGGCCGCCACGCCGACGTCCAGGCTGTGCAGCAGCGCGTCCGCGAAGCCGGCCGGCGCGCCGGCGGCGGGCGGGTCGGACGCCGGCGCGGCGAACGGCGGTGCCGGCGGCGCGCCGGACAGGTACGGGCCCAGCGTTCCCGACAACTGCTGCACGGTGAACGGCTTGGGCACCACCGCCGCGGCACCGGCCGAGCCCAGCCGCGGGTCGCTGGGCGGCAGGTACGCGGTGACCAGCACGACCGGGATCGTGGCGAACTCCGGCGCCTCGCGCAGCATCCGGCACATCTGCAGCCCGTTCAGGTACGGCATGTCGACGTCGGCCACGATCAGGTCCGGGTGGTGCTCGGCCACCGCCGCCAGCCCGGCGCGCCCGTCATCGGCCATCAGCACGTCGTGGCCGAGGCGGCGGACCACCTCGGCGATGGCACGCTGATGGTCCGGGTTGTCCTCGACCACCAGTACCGATGCCATGCCCCCAGGGTAAAACGGACTAAAGGGACTTGGCTGCCGAACGGCGGAGATCCGTCAGGACGCCCCCTTCTGGCGCAGCCACCGCTCGATGCACGTCAGCAGGTCCTCGGCGTCGACCGGCTTGGTGACGTAGTCGCTGGCACCGGAGTCGATGCTCTTCTCCCGGTCGCCGTGCATCGCCTTCGCGGTCACGGCGATGATCGGCAGCCGGGCGTACTTGGGCATCGCGCGGATCGCGGCGGTGGCGGCGTAACCGTCCATCTCCGGCATCATGACGTCCATCAGGA carries:
- a CDS encoding ATP-binding protein — translated: MASVLVVEDNPDHQRAIAEVVRRLGHDVLMADDGRAGLAAVAEHHPDLIVADVDMPYLNGLQMCRMLREAPEFATIPVVLVTAYLPPSDPRLGSAGAAAVVPKPFTVQQLSGTLGPYLSGAPPAPPFAAPASDPPAAGAPAGFADALLHSLDVGVAACDTSGRLVLLNPVLRELFGDASGEIPLADWPRRFVLRHHDGTPLTAGQLPLVRALAGEDVRHADLLVHDRAGRPCWLDINARPVRDAAGVVLGAVAAVHDVTGDHRSRQYEHCKTRVLEVLAAGSDTATAAEAVVRAVGECLDWPYVRLWLIDQMTARLRPAATYQGPGERPLPLPASFERGQGLAGQCWERAELVWVRDIHAPGSPVLPDVRENTDYRAAGAVPVRSGDRVTGVLTFFTYCPQEPEPALTVLLSGIAGNVGAYLEQRRAEDLSVHLAAATDEYIALVGHELRTPLTSIGAYTELIAESDDATPVGDIRPLLDVVERNNVRLRQIVEQLLDLAALESGDASLTVADIDLTAVVAAAVETALPAAREHRIALVVDAPDSVPFSGDRRRLEQVVENLLDNAVKFSPDDSTVRVRLSAESDAAVVAVSDAGIGVPAEDQSRVFRRLYRAGNARHSGISGAGLGLALGRAVVERHHGTIVLSSRPAEGTTVTVRLPYRP